A region from the Polaribacter sp. Hel1_33_78 genome encodes:
- a CDS encoding aminotransferase class V-fold PLP-dependent enzyme, protein MFNVDKIREDFPILKRSVHGKPLVYFDNAATSQTPQIVIDAIVDYYSNYNSNIHRGVHTLSQEATDKYEDARRKIQQHFNAKEAYEIILTSGTTHSINIIAAGFASLIQKNDEVIVSALEHHSNIVPWQMLCEKTGAILKVIPMFENGSLDMETYHTLVNEKTKLVFCNHVSNALGTVNPIEEIIETAHQFNAAVLIDGAQATPHIKPDVQKLNVDFYVASAHKLCGPTGVGLLYGKQEWLEKLPPYQGGGEMINTVSFEKTTYAGLPHKFEAGTPNICGGIAFGTALDYMNTIGFETIAKYEDELLQYGTSELLKIEGLKIYGTTAEKTAVISFNVGGIHPYDIGAILDKLGIAVRTGHHCAQPIMDFYKIPGTIRASFSFYNTKEEIDILIKGVKKAQMMLS, encoded by the coding sequence ATGTTTAATGTTGATAAAATTCGAGAAGATTTTCCTATTCTAAAAAGATCAGTTCATGGAAAACCTTTGGTCTATTTTGATAATGCTGCCACTTCACAAACACCACAGATTGTTATTGACGCAATTGTAGATTATTACAGTAATTATAATTCAAATATCCACAGAGGTGTGCATACCTTAAGTCAAGAAGCAACAGATAAATATGAAGATGCTCGTAGAAAAATTCAACAACATTTTAATGCGAAAGAAGCCTACGAAATTATTCTAACATCTGGCACAACTCATTCAATAAACATTATTGCTGCTGGTTTTGCATCACTAATACAAAAAAATGATGAAGTGATCGTTTCTGCTTTAGAACATCATTCTAACATTGTGCCTTGGCAAATGTTATGTGAAAAAACTGGTGCTATTTTAAAGGTAATACCCATGTTTGAAAATGGCTCTTTAGATATGGAGACGTATCATACTTTAGTAAATGAGAAAACAAAATTAGTTTTTTGCAATCATGTCTCAAATGCTTTGGGAACTGTAAACCCTATTGAAGAAATTATTGAAACCGCTCACCAATTTAATGCTGCAGTTTTAATTGATGGAGCGCAAGCAACTCCTCATATAAAACCTGATGTACAAAAATTAAATGTAGATTTTTATGTTGCTTCTGCTCATAAATTATGTGGACCAACTGGCGTTGGTTTATTATATGGAAAACAAGAGTGGTTAGAAAAATTACCCCCGTATCAAGGTGGTGGAGAAATGATTAACACCGTTTCTTTTGAAAAAACTACCTATGCTGGTTTGCCGCATAAATTTGAAGCAGGAACACCAAATATTTGTGGAGGAATCGCTTTTGGAACAGCATTAGATTATATGAATACAATAGGCTTTGAAACGATTGCAAAATATGAAGACGAACTCTTACAATATGGAACTTCTGAACTATTAAAAATCGAAGGTTTAAAAATCTATGGAACTACTGCTGAAAAAACAGCTGTAATTTCTTTTAACGTAGGAGGCATTCATCCTTATGATATTGGTGCAATTTTAGACAAGTTAGGTATTGCAGTAAGAACAGGACATCATTGTGCACAGCCAATCATGGATTTTTATAAAATACCAGGGACGATAAGAGCTTCCTTTTCTTTT
- a CDS encoding serine hydrolase, with the protein MMIAAVIYNYPKLNIIAGYSAKSTASSIFVANRTLEFTDKTDTNFSPINLADDKVNISEKSAQSGAFGLLTRKAFYREGLGSVLALEEQDLNKNYLTPKRALADQTTPFPYGNAAQKDTVFNNVDYAKLSQTLDVLFDSVNQTRAAVVVYKNQIIAERYADRFNQNSKLLGWSMTKSILSTLFGVLEHQEEIDVFEKDLFDEWRKDERKEISIHNLLQMNSGLEWDEDYNSISDVSKMLFLERDMTKIQIEKPLVGVPNETWNYSSGTTNLLSGILRRQFKTHQEYLDFWYAALIDKIGMNSMIVETDLAGNYVGSSYAWATARDWSKLGLLYLQNGTWNGEELFNEKWVKYATKPTPTSDGWYGAQIWLNSGKRYPNTPKNMYFFSGYQGQNVYVFPDQDLVVVRMGLTKNADIDALLSGIVKSIK; encoded by the coding sequence ATGATGATAGCTGCAGTAATTTATAATTACCCAAAACTGAATATCATAGCAGGTTATTCTGCGAAAAGTACAGCTTCTTCTATTTTTGTAGCCAATAGAACATTGGAGTTTACGGATAAAACAGATACCAATTTTTCTCCAATAAATTTAGCGGATGATAAAGTTAATATTTCTGAGAAATCTGCTCAGTCAGGTGCTTTTGGTTTGTTAACTAGAAAAGCATTTTACAGAGAAGGTTTAGGAAGTGTTTTGGCTTTGGAAGAGCAGGATTTAAATAAAAACTATTTGACGCCAAAAAGAGCATTAGCTGATCAAACAACTCCTTTTCCTTATGGAAATGCAGCACAAAAAGATACCGTTTTTAACAATGTAGACTATGCGAAATTAAGCCAAACTTTAGATGTTTTGTTTGATTCTGTTAATCAAACAAGAGCAGCAGTGGTAGTCTACAAAAATCAAATTATTGCAGAACGTTATGCGGATAGATTTAACCAAAACTCAAAACTATTAGGTTGGTCTATGACCAAAAGTATTTTAAGCACCTTATTTGGGGTTTTAGAGCATCAAGAAGAAATAGATGTATTTGAGAAAGATTTATTTGATGAATGGAGAAAGGATGAAAGAAAAGAGATTTCTATTCATAATTTATTACAAATGAATTCTGGATTAGAGTGGGATGAAGACTACAATAGCATTTCTGATGTTTCCAAAATGTTGTTTTTAGAGAGAGATATGACGAAAATTCAAATTGAGAAACCTTTGGTGGGTGTGCCAAACGAAACTTGGAATTATTCATCAGGAACTACAAATTTGTTGTCAGGTATTTTACGTCGGCAATTTAAAACACACCAAGAATATTTAGATTTTTGGTATGCGGCTTTAATTGATAAAATTGGAATGAATTCTATGATTGTAGAAACAGACTTGGCTGGTAATTATGTAGGTTCTTCTTATGCTTGGGCAACTGCGAGAGATTGGTCTAAATTAGGTTTGTTGTATTTGCAGAATGGAACTTGGAACGGAGAAGAATTGTTTAACGAGAAATGGGTAAAATACGCGACAAAACCAACGCCAACTTCTGATGGCTGGTATGGTGCACAAATTTGGTTAAATTCCGGAAAAAGATACCCTAATACGCCAAAAAACATGTATTTTTTTAGTGGATACCAAGGTCAGAATGTGTATGTTTTTCCAGATCAAGATTTAGTAGTTGTTAGAATGGGATTAACTAAAAATGCAGACATTGATGCGCTTTTGAGCGGAATTGTTAAAAGTATTAAGTAA